In one Paracoccus everestensis genomic region, the following are encoded:
- the pqqC gene encoding pyrroloquinoline-quinone synthase PqqC has translation MKDAFSVSGQDQAQSREDFEARLRAIGAQRYHDRHPFHERLHGGHCTPDEVRAWVINRWMYQSRIPMKDSAFMSRVEDPDLRRAWRKRIEDHDGGVSEGGGIRRWLALAQAVGLDPDYVASGVGIMPATRFAVDAYVRFVRDMPLLDAVAASLTELFAPRIHAQRIEGLLAHYDFADDSSLSYFKKRLTEAPEDVKFGLDYVLTNADTKEKQDAAAAALTFKTDVLWAQLDALWHGYVEGNVPPGAWRSGEGMAP, from the coding sequence GTGAAGGACGCCTTTTCAGTATCGGGGCAAGATCAGGCGCAATCGCGCGAGGATTTCGAGGCCCGGCTGCGCGCCATCGGCGCCCAACGCTATCACGACCGCCATCCGTTCCACGAACGCCTGCATGGCGGCCATTGCACCCCGGACGAGGTTCGGGCCTGGGTCATCAACCGCTGGATGTACCAGTCGCGCATCCCCATGAAGGACTCGGCCTTCATGTCGCGGGTCGAGGATCCCGACCTGCGCCGCGCCTGGCGCAAGCGGATCGAGGATCACGACGGCGGCGTTTCCGAAGGCGGCGGCATCCGCCGCTGGCTGGCGCTTGCACAGGCGGTGGGGCTGGACCCCGATTACGTCGCAAGCGGCGTGGGGATCATGCCCGCCACGCGCTTTGCGGTAGACGCTTATGTCCGTTTCGTGCGGGATATGCCGCTGCTGGACGCGGTGGCGGCCAGCCTGACGGAACTGTTCGCGCCCAGGATCCACGCCCAGCGAATCGAGGGGCTTCTGGCCCATTACGATTTCGCCGATGACAGCAGCCTGTCCTATTTCAAGAAGCGCCTGACCGAGGCGCCCGAGGATGTCAAATTCGGCCTGGATTATGTGCTGACCAACGCCGACACCAAGGAAAAGCAGGATGCGGCGGCGGCGGCGCTGACCTTCAAGACCGACGTGCTGTGGGCGCAGCTTGATGCCTTGTGGCACGGCTATGTCGAGGGCAATGTCCCGCCGGGCGCCTGGCGGTCGGGCGAAGGGATGGCGCCATGA
- the pqqD gene encoding pyrroloquinoline quinone biosynthesis peptide chaperone PqqD, translated as MTAQPASIRPAPAPPAPLIGPDDIPYLPRGVRLADDRVRGIRVLQAPERAMQLDAIGDAILSELDGTRSMKAIVSGLAARYHAPEDQIGGDVRDFLTGLIERRMVFLRRDP; from the coding sequence ATGACCGCCCAGCCAGCCAGCATCCGGCCAGCCCCCGCCCCCCCTGCGCCGCTGATCGGCCCGGACGACATTCCCTATCTGCCGCGCGGGGTGCGGCTGGCTGACGACCGAGTGCGCGGCATCCGCGTGTTGCAGGCCCCCGAACGGGCGATGCAACTGGACGCCATCGGCGATGCGATCCTGTCGGAACTGGACGGCACCCGTTCCATGAAGGCCATCGTCAGCGGCCTTGCCGCGCGCTATCATGCGCCCGAAGACCAGATAGGTGGCGATGTGCGCGATTTCCTGACCGGTCTGATCGAACGGCGGATGGTTTTCCTCAGGAGGGATCCATGA
- the pqqE gene encoding pyrroloquinoline quinone biosynthesis protein PqqE codes for MKDQQSQPRDLDGNPVTPGLPMAMLAEVTHRCPLACPYCSNPVELTRAAQELTADDWGRVFRQAADLGVLQVHISGGEPGARRDLAQIVGHARDAGLYVNLITSGIGITRARLEELDRAGVDHVQLSLQGIRPDMADRISGHPGSWDKKMGFAQWVKDIGFPLTINAVVHRQNLERLPDMIELAETLGARRIEVATVQFHGWAELNRKALMPTREQAVFARAVVNEARIRLRGRMVIDYVPADHHSIYPKACMGGWGSTGLNVAPDGTVLPCHAAQTIKWMRFENVRDTSLGEIWHGSDSFNAFRGTGWMPEPCQSCDRKTIDFGGCRCQAMALAGDARATDPVCSLSPLHGQVVARAEADAGADTADLIYRRMKKGE; via the coding sequence ATGAAGGACCAGCAAAGCCAACCTCGCGACCTGGACGGAAACCCCGTCACCCCCGGCCTGCCCATGGCCATGCTGGCCGAGGTGACGCACCGCTGTCCGCTGGCCTGCCCTTATTGTTCCAACCCTGTGGAACTGACCCGCGCCGCGCAGGAACTGACGGCCGACGATTGGGGCCGCGTGTTCCGGCAGGCGGCCGATCTGGGCGTCTTGCAGGTCCATATCTCGGGCGGGGAACCGGGCGCGCGGCGCGACCTGGCGCAGATCGTGGGTCATGCGCGGGATGCGGGGCTGTATGTGAACCTGATCACCTCGGGCATCGGCATCACCCGCGCGCGGCTGGAGGAACTGGACCGCGCTGGCGTCGATCATGTGCAGCTGTCCTTGCAGGGCATCCGCCCCGACATGGCCGACCGGATCAGCGGCCATCCCGGGTCCTGGGACAAGAAGATGGGCTTTGCCCAATGGGTCAAGGACATCGGCTTTCCCCTGACGATCAACGCCGTGGTCCACCGCCAGAACCTGGAACGCCTGCCCGACATGATCGAGTTGGCCGAAACCCTTGGCGCACGCCGGATCGAGGTCGCGACCGTGCAATTCCACGGCTGGGCGGAGCTGAACCGCAAGGCCTTGATGCCCACGCGCGAACAGGCGGTCTTTGCCCGGGCGGTGGTGAATGAGGCGCGCATCCGTCTGCGCGGGCGGATGGTCATCGACTATGTCCCCGCCGATCACCATTCCATCTATCCCAAGGCCTGCATGGGCGGCTGGGGATCCACGGGCCTGAACGTCGCGCCCGACGGTACGGTCCTGCCTTGCCATGCCGCGCAGACGATCAAATGGATGCGCTTTGAAAACGTCCGGGACACCTCTCTGGGCGAAATCTGGCATGGGTCCGACAGCTTCAACGCCTTTCGCGGCACCGGCTGGATGCCGGAACCCTGCCAAAGCTGCGACCGCAAGACGATCGACTTCGGCGGTTGCCGCTGCCAAGCCATGGCGCTTGCGGGGGATGCGCGGGCGACCGATCCCGTCTGCTCGCTGTCGCCCCTGCATGGTCAGGTCGTGGCCCGGGCCGAGGCCGATGCGGGCGCGGACACCGCCGACCTGATCTATCGCCGCATGAAGAAGGGAGAGTAA
- a CDS encoding quinoprotein dehydrogenase-associated SoxYZ-like carrier, whose translation MKAHILAALLLATPVLGGPAAAQDNPLQNSAAWDDLRDSVLGLAADVPLDLAVLDLDAPVRAHEAAIVPIRLTQPPGAPAVQAVTLVIDENPAPVAAEYTFGPAMAPLDFEFRVRVDSYSDVRAIADTGNGNRVMAGRFVKASGGCSAPAGKDMAAVEATMGQMRWRTDSQNGRQIGTLMIRHPNFSGLQRDQLTLLNIPAHFIDRLEVRQGDDLLFTLHAGISISEDPVFRFAYDPNGQPIHVHAEDTDGNTWDQTFEAVNG comes from the coding sequence ATGAAGGCCCATATCCTTGCCGCACTGCTTCTGGCCACGCCCGTCTTGGGCGGACCCGCTGCGGCGCAGGACAACCCGCTGCAAAACTCGGCCGCCTGGGACGATCTGCGTGATTCCGTCCTGGGCCTGGCGGCGGATGTGCCGCTGGATCTGGCGGTCCTGGATCTGGATGCCCCCGTGCGTGCGCACGAGGCCGCCATTGTCCCGATCCGCCTGACCCAGCCCCCTGGCGCCCCCGCGGTGCAGGCCGTGACATTGGTCATCGACGAGAACCCCGCCCCCGTAGCCGCCGAATACACCTTTGGTCCCGCCATGGCGCCGCTGGATTTCGAATTCCGGGTCCGGGTGGACAGCTATTCCGACGTGCGCGCCATTGCCGATACCGGCAACGGCAACCGGGTCATGGCAGGCCGCTTCGTCAAGGCATCGGGCGGCTGTTCGGCGCCTGCCGGCAAGGACATGGCGGCGGTGGAAGCCACCATGGGCCAGATGCGCTGGCGCACGGACAGCCAGAACGGACGCCAGATCGGCACGCTGATGATCCGGCATCCGAACTTTTCGGGCCTGCAGCGCGATCAGCTGACGCTTCTGAACATTCCCGCCCATTTCATCGACCGGCTGGAGGTGCGCCAGGGCGACGACCTGCTGTTCACCCTGCACGCCGGGATTTCCATCAGCGAGGATCCGGTGTTCCGCTTTGCCTATGATCCCAATGGACAGCCGATCCACGTCCATGCCGAGGATACCGACGGCAACACCTGGGACCAGACCTTTGAAGCCGTCAATGGATAA
- a CDS encoding cysteine hydrolase family protein encodes MTKRATIAVDIQNDYFPGGKFPLEGMEQAAERARAVLNAARDRGDLIVHVRHEFPDASAPFFHPGSEGANINPAAAPQGNEIIVTKNQVNAFKDTDLKRILDDNGIEQVVIVGAMSHMCIDAATRAASDLGYQTTVISDACATRDLEFQGTTVPAAQVHAAMMSGLAFGYATVTDAKDWIAGQSAG; translated from the coding sequence ATGACCAAACGCGCCACCATCGCCGTCGATATCCAGAACGACTATTTCCCCGGCGGGAAATTTCCGTTGGAGGGGATGGAGCAGGCCGCCGAAAGGGCGCGCGCCGTGCTGAATGCCGCGCGGGACCGTGGCGATCTGATCGTTCATGTGCGCCACGAGTTTCCCGATGCCTCGGCGCCGTTCTTCCACCCCGGCAGCGAAGGGGCAAACATCAATCCCGCCGCGGCCCCGCAGGGGAACGAGATCATCGTGACCAAGAACCAGGTCAACGCCTTCAAGGATACCGATCTGAAGCGCATCCTGGACGACAACGGCATCGAGCAGGTCGTGATCGTCGGCGCCATGAGCCATATGTGCATCGACGCGGCCACCCGCGCCGCGTCCGACCTGGGTTATCAAACCACGGTGATCTCGGACGCCTGCGCGACCCGGGATCTGGAATTCCAGGGAACCACCGTGCCCGCAGCCCAGGTCCATGCCGCCATGATGAGCGGGCTTGCCTTTGGCTATGCCACTGTAACGGATGCGAAAGACTGGATTGCGGGCCAGTCTGCGGGCTGA
- a CDS encoding response regulator transcription factor, translating into MTAAAMQARSPQTPRQSADQVREILIVDDHPLMCDALALTLKISFGLKNVRTARSLGAALDGIKAQGAPDAVILDLNLPDARGSEGIVTLRRQLPDVPITMISADMDGAMIGAAMAAGAQGYISKSLGREALVDSLRRMWEGERVTPEGYAPDQADADDGAKAELARRFATLTPQQMKILRLICQGKANKEISYDLSIAEATVKTHITAIMSKINARRRTQAVLLANTVRLFEAG; encoded by the coding sequence ATGACAGCCGCAGCCATGCAGGCCCGTTCGCCGCAGACGCCACGGCAAAGCGCCGATCAGGTGCGTGAAATTCTGATCGTGGACGACCACCCGCTGATGTGCGACGCGCTTGCGCTGACCCTGAAGATCAGCTTCGGCCTGAAGAACGTGCGCACCGCGCGCAGCCTGGGCGCGGCCCTGGACGGGATCAAGGCGCAGGGTGCCCCGGACGCGGTGATCCTGGATCTGAACCTGCCCGACGCGCGCGGGTCCGAAGGCATCGTGACGCTGCGCCGCCAATTGCCTGACGTGCCCATCACGATGATTTCCGCCGACATGGACGGTGCCATGATCGGGGCCGCGATGGCGGCGGGGGCGCAGGGCTATATCAGCAAGTCCCTGGGCCGAGAGGCCCTGGTGGACAGCCTGCGCCGGATGTGGGAGGGCGAACGCGTCACCCCCGAAGGCTATGCCCCCGACCAGGCCGATGCGGATGACGGGGCCAAGGCGGAACTGGCCCGGCGCTTTGCCACCCTGACGCCGCAGCAGATGAAAATCCTGCGGCTGATCTGCCAGGGCAAGGCGAACAAGGAAATCAGCTATGACCTGTCCATCGCCGAGGCGACGGTAAAGACCCACATCACCGCCATCATGTCCAAGATCAACGCTCGCCGCCGCACCCAGGCGGTGCTGCTTGCCAACACGGTCCGTCTGTTCGAGGCGGGATGA
- a CDS encoding FIST N-terminal domain-containing protein, with translation MMDTGPAAKEGATGPVAVQADRKGADPGRVLLDGLRGADPGLVLVFGADGSDLTALDAVLRAGLPDRCVIAGCSSAGEIGPAGYATDSIVAIGFPSAHFRATALVLPRLDSLPVSDWMAALRRLHAGFGPDPQRSLFGLLLVDGLAGQEDVLVATIDAALPSVPTLGGSAGDGLSFRQTWLLAQGQVITNAAVFLLVETDLAVSEVTFAHFSPTATRVVVTAAIPEKRRILELNAEPAAAEYARLTGIAPDALTPSEFARHPLLLRMGRHHHVRAISAQTEDGGLSLMSAIDTGTVLTLGRAEDMTQGFAEALASLPRPPLMVLGFDCILRRLALEREGLGDQMSDLLIRYRVAGFNTYGEQHSGMHVNQTFVGLAFMPGTDPTAPRAA, from the coding sequence ATGATGGATACCGGCCCGGCTGCGAAGGAGGGCGCCACCGGGCCGGTGGCCGTGCAGGCCGACCGCAAGGGGGCCGATCCCGGCCGTGTCCTGCTGGACGGCCTGCGCGGAGCCGATCCGGGCCTGGTCCTGGTCTTTGGCGCCGATGGTTCGGACCTGACTGCGCTTGACGCCGTGCTGCGGGCGGGCCTGCCCGACCGCTGCGTGATCGCGGGCTGTTCGTCCGCCGGTGAAATCGGGCCTGCGGGCTATGCCACGGACAGCATCGTGGCCATCGGCTTTCCTTCGGCCCACTTTCGCGCCACGGCCTTGGTCCTGCCGCGCCTGGATTCCCTGCCGGTATCGGACTGGATGGCGGCGCTGCGACGCCTGCACGCGGGCTTTGGTCCCGACCCGCAGCGGTCGCTGTTCGGGTTGCTGCTGGTCGATGGGCTGGCCGGTCAGGAAGACGTGCTTGTCGCCACCATCGACGCGGCCCTGCCGTCGGTGCCCACCCTGGGCGGGTCGGCAGGCGACGGCTTGTCGTTCCGCCAGACCTGGCTGCTGGCCCAGGGCCAGGTCATCACCAATGCCGCCGTCTTCCTGCTGGTCGAAACGGATCTTGCCGTCAGCGAAGTCACCTTCGCCCATTTCAGCCCGACCGCCACCCGCGTGGTCGTCACCGCCGCCATCCCCGAAAAACGCCGCATCCTGGAACTGAACGCCGAACCGGCGGCGGCCGAATATGCCCGTCTGACCGGCATCGCCCCCGATGCGCTGACGCCCAGCGAATTCGCCCGCCATCCATTGCTGCTGCGCATGGGCCGCCATCATCATGTCCGCGCCATCAGCGCGCAGACGGAGGATGGCGGGCTTTCGCTGATGTCGGCCATCGACACCGGGACCGTTCTGACCCTTGGCCGGGCCGAGGACATGACCCAGGGCTTTGCCGAGGCGCTGGCATCCCTGCCCCGTCCGCCGCTGATGGTGCTGGGCTTCGACTGCATCCTGCGCCGCCTGGCCCTGGAACGCGAAGGCCTGGGCGACCAGATGTCCGACCTGCTGATCCGCTATCGGGTGGCGGGCTTCAATACCTATGGCGAACAGCACAGCGGGATGCACGTGAACCAGACCTTCGTGGGCCTGGCCTTCATGCCGGGCACCGATCCGACGGCCCCCCGTGCTGCGTGA
- a CDS encoding ATP-binding response regulator, protein MLRDDDSNERRIDKLVRINQVLIDRIDRLEESRGSAWSMFQAAVALEQEVMARTRDLERALADLSQRNRELAVARASAEEANRSKTRFLRAASHDLLQPLSAARLFLSMLTDTPMTELQSELTGRLGGAFESVEQLMHAVLDISRLDSQRIEFHRQPVPLGELFRKLAIEYAPLAEAKGLRMSFVPTDAVVESDPVFLRRIAQNLVSNAIKYTHRGGVVVGARKRGVLCWLCVYDTGVGIPAVDRNRIFDEFQRLGNDARIPGMGLGLSIVRRACAKLDHPIRLDSEAMRGTVFRVGLPLVQRDGPACPDRPARATLPLRGRVALVVENDQGMQRGYEMILRDRLGMVARVTSGTAEALATMGDDPPDVILADYALENGDTGVHAIAALRQSAGQAIPAVMVTAHRDPQIARSCAAMQVHLMEKPVRPGELAEILGEILA, encoded by the coding sequence GTGCTGCGTGACGACGACAGCAACGAACGCCGGATCGACAAGCTGGTGCGCATCAACCAGGTTCTGATCGACCGCATCGATCGACTGGAGGAATCGCGCGGATCCGCCTGGTCGATGTTCCAGGCCGCCGTGGCCCTTGAACAAGAGGTGATGGCCCGCACCCGCGACCTGGAACGCGCGCTTGCCGACCTGTCGCAGCGCAACCGCGAACTGGCTGTGGCCCGCGCCAGTGCGGAAGAAGCGAACCGCTCCAAGACGCGCTTCCTGCGCGCGGCCAGCCATGACCTGCTGCAACCCTTGTCGGCGGCGCGGCTATTCCTGTCGATGCTGACCGACACGCCGATGACCGAACTTCAGTCCGAACTGACCGGCCGGCTGGGGGGCGCCTTTGAATCGGTGGAACAGTTGATGCACGCGGTCCTGGACATCTCTCGCCTGGACAGCCAGCGGATCGAGTTTCACCGCCAGCCTGTCCCCTTGGGCGAATTGTTCCGCAAGCTGGCCATCGAATACGCCCCCCTGGCCGAGGCCAAGGGGCTGCGGATGTCCTTTGTGCCGACCGATGCCGTTGTCGAAAGCGACCCGGTGTTCCTGCGTCGGATTGCGCAGAACCTGGTGTCGAACGCCATCAAGTACACCCATCGCGGCGGCGTGGTGGTGGGGGCGCGCAAACGCGGGGTGCTGTGCTGGCTGTGCGTCTATGACACGGGCGTGGGCATTCCTGCCGTGGACCGCAACCGGATATTCGACGAGTTTCAGCGCCTTGGAAACGACGCCCGCATCCCCGGCATGGGCCTGGGCCTGTCCATCGTGCGCCGCGCCTGCGCAAAGCTGGATCACCCGATCCGCCTCGATTCCGAGGCGATGCGCGGCACGGTGTTCCGCGTGGGCCTGCCCCTTGTGCAGCGCGACGGCCCGGCCTGCCCCGACAGGCCCGCCCGCGCCACCCTGCCCCTGCGCGGGCGCGTGGCCTTGGTGGTGGAAAACGACCAGGGGATGCAGCGCGGATACGAGATGATCCTGCGTGACCGGCTGGGCATGGTGGCCCGCGTCACCAGCGGCACGGCCGAGGCCCTGGCGACCATGGGCGACGATCCGCCCGATGTGATCCTGGCCGATTACGCCCTGGAAAACGGCGATACCGGCGTTCATGCCATCGCGGCATTGCGCCAGTCGGCGGGGCAGGCGATTCCGGCGGTGATGGTTACCGCGCATCGCGATCCCCAGATCGCCCGCAGCTGCGCGGCCATGCAGGTGCATCTGATGGAAAAGCCCGTTCGCCCCGGGGAGCTGGCCGAGATTCTGGGCGAGATCCTGGCATGA